CTGCCTGAGTTGAAAGAGAGGAATAGAAGAAAAAGGAAAATCAGGATCCTTTCGGCAGGATGTTCTTCCGGCGAAGAGCCCTATACTATAGCAATGCTTATACTTGAGAGCAACCTCCTCTGGAACTGGGAAATCGACATAATAGGCTGTGACATAAACAGGGGGGTCCTGCAGACCGCAAGGAACGCTGTTTACAGGCAGAACTCTTTCCGCTGTACCGATGAATACTACCGGAAGAAATACTTTGTGACCGATAACGGCAACTCATACAGGATAAAGGACAACCTCAAGGGTCTTGTCCACTTCGGATATCTCAATCTCCTTGATGCCGGGAAGGTCCTCTTTCTCGGCACCATGGATGTCGTCTTCTGCAGAAATGTCCTTATCTATTTCGATGGACCTTCGAGGAAAAGAGTCGTCGAAAGTTTTTATAATTTACTCCCGGAAGACGGATACCTTCTTCTGGGACATGCTGAATCACTCATAAATATCTCCACAGCCTTTTCATTAAAACAGCTTCAGCATGATCTTGTATATACCAAACCCGTTGCAACAGAAGGGGAGCCCCATAAGTTATACGGGCCTCCAACCTGAGGAGTATTACAGTTATGGATAAAAAGACAAAGGTTCTTGTTGTGGATGACTCCGCTTTCAGCAGACAGGCAATAAAAAAGATGCTCTCTAAAGACCCGGCGATCGATGTTATTGCTGTTGCCGTTGACGGTATAGATGCCATTTCAAAAACACTCAGATACAGACCCGATATAATAACCCTTGATATCGAGATGCCCCACATGGATGGTTTCAGCTTTCTGAGATGGCTTACAAAGGAATGTCCCACGCCCGTTATTATGGTCAGTTCCCTCTCCAACAGCAGGACGGTTTTCAGGACACTGGAGATGGGTGCCGTCGACTTTATTGCAAAACCCACAAGACGTGCATCACCTGAGATTGAAAAGATCGAGCAGGATTTGCTCAATAAGATCCACAGTATAAACCTCAACTCCCTCAAGAAGCTCAACAGGAACCTTGACAACCTCTACAGGAGAAAATCCCTGAAGACCCTGGATGCCCGTGAAACAACCGATCCGGGAGTAATTGCCATAGGCGCCTCCACAGGCGGGCCTCAGGCCCTTCAGCTAATCCTGACTTCCCTGCCCGAGGGGTTCCCACTGCCTGTTGTAATCAGCCAGCATATGCCGGGGGAATTCACGGGGGCGCTTGCAGCCAGACTTGACCAGCTCTCTTATATCAATGTAAAGGAAGCCGTGGAAGGAGATACCCTTGAGCCTTCAACTGCACTGATATGCCCCGGAGGACATCATATGCAGTTGAAAAAGAGCAGAAACAGGGTTCTTGTCAAGTTACTCGAGGCAGATGAATCCGACAGGTACGTACCTTCAGTCGACATCATGATGAAATCAGCAGCTGATATTTTTAAAAACAGGACACTTGGTGTTATACTAACCGGAATGGGAAACGACGGAAAAGAGGGCATGAAGGAGATTTACGGAAAAGATGGCTTTACGGTTGCCGAGTCCGAGAAGACAGCGGTGGTTTTCGGTATGCCGCAGGAAGTGATCAAGGCGGGTTTTGCCAAGCGCATAATGCCGCTTAACAGCATACCTGCAGAGCTTAAGAGACGCGTTTTAAAAGAAAACATTAAATGAAAAGCCATGAAAGATGAGGGATCCATATTGAAAAAGGCCGAGGAGTTTTTACAGATCTTCAGGAAGGGTGAAGAGTTCACAAAAATCCTTCTTAAGGAGAACGAACGGCTCCGTTTCAGGGCTGCCAAACTGGAAGAAGAAATCGGCGGAAGTGCGAACGGGATACGTATAAAGAACTACGAGGAGAGGATCAGCGTTCTTGAAAGAGAGCTTGCCTCTTACAAGGAGCATTTCAGGAAGGTGGAGGAGGAAAACAAGGATTTTGCACAGAGATATATCGAGGTGGAGGAGGAAAACAACAACCTCGCCAATCTCTATGTTGCAAGTTACCAGTTACATTCCACGCTGGATTATGACGAGGTGCTCAAGATAGTCCTTGAGATAATCATAAACCTGATCGGCGCTGAATCCTTTGCAATCATGCTTATCGATGAAAAAAACAAGCAGCTCATCGCGGTAGCAAGCGAAGGCCTGGATATCGGCACCATCCCGAACATAAACATGGGTGAGGGCATAATAGGTACGGTAGCCAGGGATGGAGAGGGATTTTTCTCTGAAAAGATGATCCATAGGGACGGGATTGATCCTGTTAACCCTATCGTCTGCATACCCCTGAAAATCAAGGAGCATGTAATCGGGGTAATCGCTTTTTACTCCTTTTTCATTCAGAAATCAGCCTTCTCTAATATTGACTATGAACTCTTCAATCTCCTTGCAGGTCATGCAGCAACCGCCATCTTCTCATCGCGCCTCTACACTCAGTCAGAGAGGAAGCTTACCACGATTCAGAGTTTCCTTGAACTTTTAAAAGAAAAACCCGGGAGATAAAGGAGGCTCTATGCCCAGCATCCTCGTTGTAGAAGATTCACCTACCATGAGACAACTGATAAGCTTTGCCATGCGGCGGATACCCAAGTCCAGTGTGATAGAGGCAACCGACGGTGTTGATGCCCTGAAAAAACTCTCAACAGAGAAGGTCGATATCATTCTGGCGGACATAAACATGCCTGTCATGGATGGACTGAAACTTATAAGTCTCGTACGGGGAAACCCCTCTTACAAGGACATACCTATTATCATTATCACCACTGAAGGAGCTGAAGAGGACAGAAAAAAGGCTTTGGCTATCGGCGCAAACGACTATCTTGCAAAACCGATACAGACACAGCAACTCGTAAAACTCGTGAAGAAGTATCTTCCCGATTGACTCGATCCGGCCTCATCAGAAGCAGAGATGCGACATGCAGAAAGCTGAATGCGGGAGCCCGCGCATTCTTACCTGTGCCCTTTTAACTGACCACAGGCTGCAAGTATGTCCCGCCCCTTGCTCTTTCTTATTAAAGCAGTCATTCCCCTCCTTATAAGGATCTCCTGAAAGGCAAGGATCTTCTCATCGGGTGACGGTCTGAACTCTGCACCCTCAAAGGGATTGAAAGGTATAAGATTAACCTTGGACGGGATTCCCCTCAACATGATCACAAGGCGTTCGGCGTCTTCCGGGTTATCATTCAGACCCTCAATGAGTATGTACTCAAAGGTTATGCGACGTCTTCTGTCAAGGGGGTAGTTCCTGCATGCCGAGAGGAGTTCCTCTATTTGATACCGCCTGTTTACGGGCATCAACATATCCCTTACCGCATTAGTTGTAGCATTGAGGGATACTGCAAGGTTAACTGAAGGTATAACCCCGGGAAGCCTGTTTATGACAGGGACAACCCCCGCTGTCGAGAGGGTTATTCTCCTCTTGGATATCCTGAGATGACCCGTTATTCTCCAGAGGGCGTCGGCAACCCCGTCGAGGTTGTTTAAGGGTTCACCCATACCCATCAATACGATGCCTGTCAGCTCTTCCGGTTTGATCAATCTCCGGACAGTTATTACCTGGTCTGCAATCTCATGGGCCGTGAGGTTACGAACAAACCCAATCCTTGCAGTCAGGCAGAACCTGCACCCCATGGTACAACCGACCTGGGATGATATACACAGGGTGCGTCTCCCGCCATCGGGAATCAGTACGGTCTCTATAGTCTCGCCGTCCTCAAGACCGAAGAGGAACTTCTCGGTCCCATCTCCTGATACCTGACGTTCAATTACCTTCAGTGAACTGATGTATGCTATCCGGGAGAGTCTCTCTCTCAGGGGGACCGGCAACTCGGTGATGTCCCTGACATCGGTAACACCCCTTTCGTAGATCCAGTGGATAAGCTGCTTTTCTCTGTATGATGGCAGGCCAAGCGAACCGACCACTGATGAGAGGTCTTCTTCATTCAGAGACTTGAGATCAATCATCTTGCCGCCTAAATGACCGCTGCCGTCTTAAGTGCCGATTTCCCAGCTGTTAAGGTACTCCCTCTGCGCCTTTGTGAGTGAATCTATCCTGATCCCCATTGATCGTAACTTCAGCGAGGCAATCTTACTGTCAATGGGCTCGGGGACACTGTAGACCTCGCTGTGGAGTTTCTTGTGGTTTTTGGCAATAAACTCTGCACACAGGGCCTGGTTTGCAAAGCTCATATCCATCACGGCAGAGGGGTGCCCTTCCGCAGAAGAGAGGTTTATCAGCCTCCCCTCCCCAAGGAGATAAATTCTCCGGCCGTTCTTCAGGGTAAACTCGTCGACATATTCACGTATAGTCCTTGATGACACTGAAAGTGCCTTTAACCCGTCTATGTCGATCTCCACATTGAAGTGACCGGAATTGCACACGATGGCCCCGTCCTTCATAACCTTGAAACAATCCCTGGAGATAACGTTTATATCCCCGGTAACAGTCACGAAAAAATCACCAATCCTTGAGGCCTCCTTTACAGGCATTACCTCATAACCGTCCATGGTTGCCTCAAGGGCCCTCAATGGATCGACCTCCACCACAACTACCCGGGCACCCATACCACGCGCCCTCATCGCAACACCCCTTCCACACCAGCCATAACCACAGACCACAAACACGGAGCCTGCGATGAGTCTGTTGGTAGCCCTGAGAATTCCGTCCAATGTACTCTGCCCCGTACCGTAGCGGTTGTCAAAAAGATGCTTCGTGTAGGCATCATTGACGGCTATAATGGGATACCTCAGAACCCCCTTTCCCGCCATTGCCTTTAAACGTATAACGCCCGTTGTTGTCTCCTCGGTGCCTCCAAGGATGGCGTCTACGGCGTCACCACCGCTTTTGTGAAGTGTTGAAACCAGATCAGCGCCGTCATCCATGGTTATATGGGGACCAAAGTCAAGAACTGAACGTATATGCCTGTAATAAGTACGGTTATTCTCACCCTTTACGGCAAATACCGGTATCTTTGAGTATTTGACAAGTGACGCCGCCACATCGTCCTGGGTGCTTAGGGGATTGGATGCACACAGCACAACATCTGCGCCACCCTCCTTGAGGGTCTCAACGAGACTGGCGGTCTCCGTTGTTACGTGCAGACAGGCGGCAATTTTAACCCCCTTAAGGGGTCTTACCTTCCTGAACCGTTCCCTTATCTTCCTCAGAACGGGCATCTCCATTTCAGCCCATTCTATCCGCAAACAGCCCTGCTTTGCCAGTGATAGGTCCTTTACATCATGCTCAATCATCTTCACTCCTTGTAATGAAGTACCTGCGGCAAAAACCGCGGGTTGACCTAAACAAAATATCTGCTTGTTACTTCAATGAATTCCCATCAACATTCAATCACTAAAGACCGGCTTCCCTTCTCAGTGCATCCGCCCTGTCGGTCTTCTCCCACGTAAAATCATCGTCTTCCCTGCCAAAGTGTCCATAAGCGGCGGTCTTTTTGTAGACGGGCCTCCTCAGGTCGAGGGCATCAATTATCCCCTTTGGGGTGAGATCGAAGTTCGTACTCACAAGACGTACAATCTCCTGGTGCGGAATCTTGCCGGTACTAAAGTGATCGACAAGTATGGAAACCGGCTCGGGTATCCCGATTGCATATGCTATCTGGACCTCTGCCCGTTCGGCTATCCCGGCAGCAACGATATTTTTTGCAATGTATCTGGCCATATAGGCGCCCGAACGGTCTACCTTCGTGGGATCTTTACCGGAGAAACACCCTCCTCCATGTCTGGAAACCCCTCCATAGGTATCAACGATAATCTTTCTCCCCGTAAGTCCGGTATCACCCATAGGGCCCCCGATAACAAATCTCCCCGTTGGGTTGATGTGGTATTTCACCATCTCTTCGTCAAGCAGTTCCGGGGGCAGCACCGGCTTGATCACCTTCTCGATAACGTCCTCTCTCAGTTCCTTAAGGGTTATGTCCGGATTATGCTGGGTGGAAACGACAACCGAATCTATCCTCAGGGGCCGGCCTTCCCTGTATTCAATTGTTACCTGGGTCTTACCGTCGGGCCTGAGATAACCAAGTATATCCTTTTTTCTCGCATCTGCAAGCCTCATGGCCAGTCTATGGGCAAGCATAATCGGTAACGGCATCAACTCAGGGGTTTCGTCACAAGCAAAACCGAACATCAGCCCCTGATCACCGGCACCACCGACGTCCACTCCCATTGCAATGTCACCTGACTGTCTGTCAATCGCCGTTATTACGGCACAGGTTTCATAATCGAAACCGTACTTTGCCCTTGTGTAACCTACATCCCTGATGGTCTCCCTTACAAGATCAGGGATCGGGGCATAGCTACTCGTGGTTATCTCTCCTGAAACAAAGGCAAGCCCTGTTGTAACCAAGGTCTCGCAGGCAACCCTCCCATATGGATCATCAGCGATTATTGAATCAAGGATTGCGTCCGATATCTGGTCGGCAACCTTGTCAGGATGCCCTTCTGTTACCGATTCAGAAGTGAAAAAGTAGTTCTTTCTTGGCATGGCGTGCCTCCTCTATTGAAGTTAAGAAGTCTTATTTTAACAGTATTAAGACAAATATTAAAAGAATTCTGATAAAATACCCGTATCAATACTGTAGGAGCCGGTAATGAAGATATTGATTGTAGAAGATGAAGAAAACGTTGCAACCTTTCTTAAAAAAGGTCTTGAGGAGGAACTGTTTATCGTGGACGCCGCCTGTGACGGGAAAGAAGGCTTTATGATGGCAACTTCAAATGATTACGATCTGATTATGCTTGATATCATGCTGCCCGGTATTGACGGGCTTGACCTCTGCAAGCTGCTGAGGATGAAAGGGATAAACACCCCCATATTGATGCTTACAGCAAAGGACGCTGTAGAGGACAAGGTCCGGGGGCTTGACAGCGGGGCTGACGATTACCTCACCAAACCCTTCTCCTTTGACGAGCTTCTCGCAAGGATACGGGCTCTTGCAAGGAGGAAACACCTCTCTGTGGAACCATACAGGTGTTCAGACCTCAAGCTTGACCCACTGGAACGCAAGGTGACAAGAGGCGGGAAGGATATATACCTGAGGCCAAGGGAATTCGTACTGCTTGAATACCTTCTGAAAAACAAAAACCGTGTCCTTACACGGTCACAGATACTGCGGGACCTCTGGGGATATCAATTTGATCCGACCACCAACGTAGTTGACGTACATATAAATTTCCTTCGTGACAAGGTCGACCGTGACTTTGAAAAAAAGCTCATCAAAACCGTCCGTGGTACAGGGTATATGATAAGGGAAGATGACTGAATCCTTCAGGGTAAGAATAACTCTGCTTTACACATTCTCAGCCTCAATATTCCTTGCTTGTATTTTGTTTCTTGCATTCCATGTCTACAGGTCTGTAATCATCAAGGGGCTGGATAGTGATTTGCTCTCAAAATCAAGGGAGTTAGTCCACAGTGACATGAAGACACACTTCACCTTCAGAAGGGATATCATACAAAAAGGGAAAGACAGTTATATCGTGATAAGCAACAACGATGGCAGGGTATCAATAACATCTACGGATTCCGTCAGCCGGAGCTGGAATGTAAACTACGGGCTCTTAAGAGGGGCCTTTAACGGCAGATACGGTTTTGAGACGGCAAACCTGGGGGGTGAGCCCTTCCGCATTCTCTATCTCCCCATTGATAAAAACCGTATTTTAAGGACCGGCATGTCCCTGGAAGGAGTATATGCTCAATTCTCGATCCTGAAGATAATCCTGCTCATTTCCGGGTTTTTATTCTCGTTATCTGTCGGCGTTATAGGGTATTTTGTATCGGGAAGGGCGGTTAAACCGGTTCTTTTGATTTCCGACATAGCCGACAGACTCAAGTACGGACTTACAAGCGAAAAAATAAAACTCAACATAACCGGTGTGGAGATTGAGAGGCTGCTCACGGTCCTTAACGGGATGCTTGAAAATATACACCGCCAGATAGAAAATCACCGTCGGTTTACGTCCGATGTCTCTCACGAAATCCGTTCCCCTCTTACGGCACTAAGGGGAAGTATGGAGGTTGCCCTGAGACGCACCAGGACATCCGGGGAATACGAAGACCTGCTTAGAAGGAACCTCCAGGAGGTTAACAGATTACAGAGGATAGCAGAAAACCTTCTCCTTCTTTCAAGGGCCGACTACAATATTATAGAACTTAAAAAGCAGTGGTTTGATGTAAACGAACTATTAACCATGATACTGGAACGCCACAACAGCGATATAATCTCAAAGTCTCTGACCTTAATCGAGAGTTACCGGGAGCCGCTTGAGATATATGGAGACTACGGTCTTTGGGACGAAGCCCTCAACAATCTCGTTGACAACAGTCTGAAATACTCCCCTGAAGGCGGCACCGTCATCATTGAAACAAAAACCCTCCTCAGGGAGTTGAAGATATCGTTTGCGGATAATGGCCCCGGGATCCCCGAGGCGGAAAGAGAGAAGATCTTTGAACGGTTCTACCGCCTTGACAAGGCAAGGGCAAGAAGTTCGGGCGGATCGGGTCTCGGTCTTGCAATCACAAAGTGGATAATAGAATCTC
Above is a genomic segment from bacterium BMS3Abin08 containing:
- the cheB gene encoding chemotaxis response regulator protein-glutamate methylesterase, producing MDKKTKVLVVDDSAFSRQAIKKMLSKDPAIDVIAVAVDGIDAISKTLRYRPDIITLDIEMPHMDGFSFLRWLTKECPTPVIMVSSLSNSRTVFRTLEMGAVDFIAKPTRRASPEIEKIEQDLLNKIHSINLNSLKKLNRNLDNLYRRKSLKTLDARETTDPGVIAIGASTGGPQALQLILTSLPEGFPLPVVISQHMPGEFTGALAARLDQLSYINVKEAVEGDTLEPSTALICPGGHHMQLKKSRNRVLVKLLEADESDRYVPSVDIMMKSAADIFKNRTLGVILTGMGNDGKEGMKEIYGKDGFTVAESEKTAVVFGMPQEVIKAGFAKRIMPLNSIPAELKRRVLKENIK
- the rlmN gene encoding dual-specificity RNA methyltransferase RlmN, coding for MIDLKSLNEEDLSSVVGSLGLPSYREKQLIHWIYERGVTDVRDITELPVPLRERLSRIAYISSLKVIERQVSGDGTEKFLFGLEDGETIETVLIPDGGRRTLCISSQVGCTMGCRFCLTARIGFVRNLTAHEIADQVITVRRLIKPEELTGIVLMGMGEPLNNLDGVADALWRITGHLRISKRRITLSTAGVVPVINRLPGVIPSVNLAVSLNATTNAVRDMLMPVNRRYQIEELLSACRNYPLDRRRRITFEYILIEGLNDNPEDAERLVIMLRGIPSKVNLIPFNPFEGAEFRPSPDEKILAFQEILIRRGMTALIRKSKGRDILAACGQLKGHR
- the phoR_2 gene encoding alkaline phosphatase synthesis sensor protein PhoR, whose translation is MTESFRVRITLLYTFSASIFLACILFLAFHVYRSVIIKGLDSDLLSKSRELVHSDMKTHFTFRRDIIQKGKDSYIVISNNDGRVSITSTDSVSRSWNVNYGLLRGAFNGRYGFETANLGGEPFRILYLPIDKNRILRTGMSLEGVYAQFSILKIILLISGFLFSLSVGVIGYFVSGRAVKPVLLISDIADRLKYGLTSEKIKLNITGVEIERLLTVLNGMLENIHRQIENHRRFTSDVSHEIRSPLTALRGSMEVALRRTRTSGEYEDLLRRNLQEVNRLQRIAENLLLLSRADYNIIELKKQWFDVNELLTMILERHNSDIISKSLTLIESYREPLEIYGDYGLWDEALNNLVDNSLKYSPEGGTVIIETKTLLRELKISFADNGPGIPEAEREKIFERFYRLDKARARSSGGSGLGLAITKWIIESHNGKIMVDSHSTGGSIFSVFLPLQSPYEQTENRPAYPFDEIINILRQ
- the ahcY gene encoding adenosylhomocysteinase, with protein sequence MIEHDVKDLSLAKQGCLRIEWAEMEMPVLRKIRERFRKVRPLKGVKIAACLHVTTETASLVETLKEGGADVVLCASNPLSTQDDVAASLVKYSKIPVFAVKGENNRTYYRHIRSVLDFGPHITMDDGADLVSTLHKSGGDAVDAILGGTEETTTGVIRLKAMAGKGVLRYPIIAVNDAYTKHLFDNRYGTGQSTLDGILRATNRLIAGSVFVVCGYGWCGRGVAMRARGMGARVVVVEVDPLRALEATMDGYEVMPVKEASRIGDFFVTVTGDINVISRDCFKVMKDGAIVCNSGHFNVEIDIDGLKALSVSSRTIREYVDEFTLKNGRRIYLLGEGRLINLSSAEGHPSAVMDMSFANQALCAEFIAKNHKKLHSEVYSVPEPIDSKIASLKLRSMGIRIDSLTKAQREYLNSWEIGT
- the cusR gene encoding transcriptional regulatory protein CusR — translated: MKILIVEDEENVATFLKKGLEEELFIVDAACDGKEGFMMATSNDYDLIMLDIMLPGIDGLDLCKLLRMKGINTPILMLTAKDAVEDKVRGLDSGADDYLTKPFSFDELLARIRALARRKHLSVEPYRCSDLKLDPLERKVTRGGKDIYLRPREFVLLEYLLKNKNRVLTRSQILRDLWGYQFDPTTNVVDVHINFLRDKVDRDFEKKLIKTVRGTGYMIREDD
- the cheR_1 gene encoding chemotaxis protein methyltransferase, whose product is MFEGEETIKLNEDAFRLLRELIRDFSGIYFDNKSRSLLERRLNGRLRSHNIKTFRDYYRYLLYDRNRDTELSEIMDILTVNETYFFREKNQLRAFSEEILPELKERNRRKRKIRILSAGCSSGEEPYTIAMLILESNLLWNWEIDIIGCDINRGVLQTARNAVYRQNSFRCTDEYYRKKYFVTDNGNSYRIKDNLKGLVHFGYLNLLDAGKVLFLGTMDVVFCRNVLIYFDGPSRKRVVESFYNLLPEDGYLLLGHAESLINISTAFSLKQLQHDLVYTKPVATEGEPHKLYGPPT
- a CDS encoding hypothetical protein (chemotaxis protein CheY homolog) — protein: MPSILVVEDSPTMRQLISFAMRRIPKSSVIEATDGVDALKKLSTEKVDIILADINMPVMDGLKLISLVRGNPSYKDIPIIIITTEGAEEDRKKALAIGANDYLAKPIQTQQLVKLVKKYLPD
- the metK gene encoding S-adenosylmethionine synthase, whose amino-acid sequence is MPRKNYFFTSESVTEGHPDKVADQISDAILDSIIADDPYGRVACETLVTTGLAFVSGEITTSSYAPIPDLVRETIRDVGYTRAKYGFDYETCAVITAIDRQSGDIAMGVDVGGAGDQGLMFGFACDETPELMPLPIMLAHRLAMRLADARKKDILGYLRPDGKTQVTIEYREGRPLRIDSVVVSTQHNPDITLKELREDVIEKVIKPVLPPELLDEEMVKYHINPTGRFVIGGPMGDTGLTGRKIIVDTYGGVSRHGGGCFSGKDPTKVDRSGAYMARYIAKNIVAAGIAERAEVQIAYAIGIPEPVSILVDHFSTGKIPHQEIVRLVSTNFDLTPKGIIDALDLRRPVYKKTAAYGHFGREDDDFTWEKTDRADALRREAGL